CTTAAGCATTGTGCAATCACTCTACGACTTTGCCAAAATTTGTTCAGGTCCATATCATCAAAGGGAGGTGTATAATCCTGTACTCATAcattaaaatcacttttttttactacaaaaaataaaattaacaaccaaaaaataaaattattatttaattatttctctcACCACAAAATTTAGTGACGAAATTAGAGagaaaatttgaatatttttttagtagtgATTATTAACTATATTgagagaaaattaaaaaagagaCATGAAATGTAAAGTATTAATTTGACTAACCTGAAAAATAAGTGTTGGTGCTATGTCCAAAGTGAGTTTTTCCAAGAAAGGGCAACTATTGAGTAAGAATTCGAATCCGCAAAATTCATTAGGATGCATTGCGGTCTTTAATATCAAAtgttttacattcaactcactttGTAAACGTAATGGTTCATCTTCAGAAGGAACAACCTAATACATATGTTGATATAAGATTTACATATACTTAATACACAAATTAACCACATTAATAGTTGTTAGAATGAGAAATGAAAAAGTGTACCTGGAGTAGATAACTGCAAACTCTTAGAATCTTGGCTGGAAATAAATCTTGCAATATTTTGCACAATTCATTGCCCCGTTCATAGAATTCTGATTCTAGGGCAAAATCAATATCTGCCTCTTCAATAACATGTGGCCTTAGATTTATATCCGAAGTAAACACAACTccacaatatttaaaatacttaaGATTTGGTGCATTCAATTTCAAATATTCAGAATCTATATTGCACTTATCTACTACGAATTTTTTCAACCTAATTGGTTCATCACCCAAATCAAAGTGTTTCAAATTCCAACACTTTTCAAGACTCAAATTCTCAATAGTCCTACAACTTGATAACAAAGTTTTGAGGGTGTCGATTCTAACTTCAATATAACCCAAAGAAACATCTTTGAGTGcactaaacttaaaaaaatactcGGGCATAGAAAAACCACACGAATACAATTTCATTGATTCGAGCGATGAGCCGAGTTGATAAATATGTTTTGGTAAATGAAACAAAACATCGTGATTGTCgaaattattttcattcaatttggGATTAGAGAAATCGAGGGTTAATTCTTTAACCCCGCGTTGCGTTGCAAAAATAATACAACGCTCAATTGTGTCGCTACAAGTTTGAGGGTTCGAAAGTTTGAGAGTGAATTTGTTTACATCATGATTTGTGTAATGTGAAATTGAGTTTGTTATGAAGTTGATGAAAACCTTTCTTTGTGATAGTTTGgtttcatcatcatcacaagttGAATCTACAAAGAATTTTTCGTTGTATGCAATGTTGTTCAAGTCATCACTTGCCATTGGATGAAGGAATTATAAGTACAATGGAGTgtgtgtatttttatttatttatataggaGGTAGAGAGATGCAACCTTTGGAGAAAGTGTTGTGTTTTTGGTGAGAGGGTGTTACGATGATATTGGTGCTTTAGCATTTAAGGTATAGTTGTGGTTTTCTTGTATTTTGTACCCAAAAGTTATGTGTCTGTCTTTACATATAATTAATTGCGTTTACTTTTGATACAACAAATTTAATGAGGATTCTTAAATATATTCTTTTGCTTGAGCATGAATCACCTCGAGtacttgaaattttatttacaagagaaaaaaagataaataatttaatgcttttatagATTTACGAAGAGGATCTATTCGATTaagattttaaagaattttaatagatatttttCAGATAAAAATCTCGAGTTATTAAATCAagattttaatgtattttaaaataagtattgCTTTATTTAATTAGGATTctcttgattttttaaataaattatagaaatttaatagtatttaattaatattttttataatttataaaaagtcttgtagtatttaaaaatttacaaaatttaatttattgctTTCTAAAATAGATTTCAATggattttattagattttttagAGAGTTTTTAGTGGAGAAAAAAGTCTTTACTTAACACGAGAGACATAAGGTGGTCGGTCTCAcctcaaaattttcaataatctctaaaaaaataccattacttaattttttttttaaatattattattcttacTTTACTTGTGAGAGACACGTGACTTGTAACTttctcaataaaaattaatttttatatattttatagtcCAAGGTCGGACTTTAAGAGACACTTGACttgtaattttttcaataaaaattgatctTGATATATTTTATGGTACAAGGTCGGATTTTAATCATGTGCAAAACTAGGTTatccaaatttttatatttgtaatttatgtattcaatttctaaaattactattttaattctattagatatttctcttttatcttctcTTTATTTGGGGATGAGCATAGGATGGTGCTCTCCACGTAAATTGTAAAATTGTGATCTGACATATAATTTGGTGGAAACTTTTActgaatttgattaaatgtataaaagtagttaactttaatatatatatgttaaaaaaattaaaaaatgaataattgtgGTTTAATATATGCTAATCGATGA
The genomic region above belongs to Cicer arietinum cultivar CDC Frontier isolate Library 1 chromosome 4, Cicar.CDCFrontier_v2.0, whole genome shotgun sequence and contains:
- the LOC101497609 gene encoding putative F-box protein At3g29830 produces the protein MASDDLNNIAYNEKFFVDSTCDDDETKLSQRKVFINFITNSISHYTNHDVNKFTLKLSNPQTCSDTIERCIIFATQRGVKELTLDFSNPKLNENNFDNHDVLFHLPKHIYQLGSSLESMKLYSCGFSMPEYFFKFSALKDVSLGYIEVRIDTLKTLLSSCRTIENLSLEKCWNLKHFDLGDEPIRLKKFVVDKCNIDSEYLKLNAPNLKYFKYCGVVFTSDINLRPHVIEEADIDFALESEFYERGNELCKILQDLFPAKILRVCSYLLQVVPSEDEPLRLQSELNVKHLILKTAMHPNEFCGFEFLLNSCPFLEKLTLDIAPTLIFQDYTPPFDDMDLNKFWQSRRVIAQCLRRSLKVVEIVGSRATQDELIAYCFFMQAGRVLEHININLYNQDAFQEMRRGRAQLLLNSPKASKNLQISIK